From the Ochotona princeps isolate mOchPri1 chromosome 26, mOchPri1.hap1, whole genome shotgun sequence genome, the window GAGAGTGCCAGCTAGGTGGGAAGACGGCAGGATGGACCCCCCGTGTCTCCTCGGACAGCTCACCGGCCACCTGTGGGCCCGCTGGCCATGCTAAACAAGTGGACCCGCTCACCTGCTTCATCCGGTCCAGATCTAAGGCATCCAGGGCCACGTCATTCACGCTGCCTGCAGGCTTCATcctggggaggaaggcagggtaTGGAAGagtgggaggcagggcccagggtgtcccccagaccccctgccctggccctaTAGATGTGCCCTGCTTTTACCTCCAGTCACCTCTCCCAGCTGAGCCCCAGAGTGCCTCCCGGAGCCCAtgctcctgctcccagcctgaGACAGGACTGGGGCCTGCGGAGGAGCTGTGATGAGTTGGGGGGGTCAGGCAGAGGTGTCACTGCCTCCAGCTTGCCAGGGAGGGACACGGGCTTGGTCATGTGCTCTGCTCCTGGCCACCCTGGGAAAGCCTGTGGCAGTGGCGCAGGCAGCACGCCTGCCACCCAAGCaggaggaccctcttccctgtgCCGAGGCTGGCTAGGGTGTGCGGCACCCTTGGATGCCCTCTGCTCTGCCAAGATGCTTTCTGGGGACTGCGCTCCTGTGGGATAGTGCGGAATGGACACTGAGTGACTTGTTTCAGTAGTGTCGTGAGGGCAAAGTCCTGGTGGTGCTCATTTCCCAGGTGGGTGTGACTGTGGCACTGAGGCACACATGGGAACGGGTCATGTCCTGCCTGGGTCCAACCAGGTGAAGGGGTGGTGGGTGGCAGCTGGCAAGTGCACTGGCGTGgcagggccagccctggccagcagaTAAGATGGAGGACTGACGCTGTCCACAGCTACAGGAGCCAGGACGGAAAAGGAGTGTGGCCACGCCCTATCTGCATGGACTCCAGGCAGAGGCCAGCAAACAGGCCTGGCAGGAGGCTACTACTAGACTCCCTAGACCtcccctgccagctcccagccccactgtggcagtggctgttgggCACCTGGGCCACCCACTCCTGCTGCCCAGGACTCAGTGCTGTCCCCTGCACAGCAGACCTTGTGTGACCAGCAGAGCCCGACATGCGGGAGACCCCACTCCAAGTGGGACTGGCCTCCACAGCATCCTCTGGCTGGCGGACACCTGGCCACAGATCCTTAATCCATCTGCCCTGGCTGCCTGACCTGTGCCTGTCCTGCTGGGAATTTGCCCACTGGCTTGCCTGGAGCCTTTCATGTCCCTTCCGCTTCCATGCTTCTAGCAGCACTTCCTGCTTGCTGGTCGTCCACCTTGCAGGGTGGAGGCAGGGCTTGGGTTTAGCCTTCTTCCTGTTGGAAGCGGCCCGTGATCTGGGCAGCaggcctccccctgcctccccgaAGCACCTTGTCCCTGTCACTGTGTGAACACAGGACCGTCACCAGCACAGAACCTGCCTGGCTGCCCAGACCTCCTCTGCCTGTCAACCTATCTCACTGTGCATGGGGCTTCCGCTGTCACCTGCTCTGTGACAAGGGCAGTCCCCTCTGAACTGTGTTGGTGGTGGTAGCGGTCAGTCGCAGGGCCGACTGGCTTTCCCATGGGCCTTTGGTTTGAGAGATGTGGCTGGTGTGCTTGTTGGGGTTGGGCCTTGTGCTGGACACATGCCGGGacctgggcagccctgggcccaggAAGCCACTGCAGGGTAGCCAGGGCTTGCGGCACTTGCTGTGTCCACTGCTGTCCTTCACCCTGCCGTCGCCACCCCTgcctggtgcagctgggactcaaacctcaCTGTGTGGGTGACAGTGGAGCTTGGTCAGGCTGTCTCAtctgccctgcctcctgctgggGCAGGTCACGTCCTCCAACCGCAGCACCCCCTAGGAGCTGCCCGCACCCCACTCCCCACGCCCACCCACTCTGCAAGAACAGGCCACCCTTCCCAAGCAAGCTGTTAGACGCCAGGACGGAGACGGAGCTCAGGGGTGTTAGTCACGGGATGTGTGGGTGGGAGGGTTGTCCGGTACCTAGAGTGAGGCTGCGCCTGAAGGGGACTCTTAGCTTCAGGGCTCTTGGCCACAGACGGGGTTCTACGGCAACGGAATGAGAGACGGGTGAATCGGCGTGCGCCCACAGGGCCCAGGGCTGCGCGCCGACCTCCCCTGGCAGCTCACCTGGACAGGAGGGAGGACACGGGCTTCTCCACCGAGTTACTCCGCTCCCAGGGCTTCCTGCTGGCTTCTGTCAACCAGGAGGATGGGGATGCTCAGAGCTGGGAGGATACAGCTCCACTTCGTCCCGCCTGCCTCATTCAGCCCAGGGCGGCCCCGTCGTCACCCTGTCTCTCTTACTCCAGCGCCTTGGTTTCAAGCTTGGTCACTAGGGCTGGGCTCTGCACTGAACCAGCAGCAGTCTGTCCAGTCACCAGGAGAGCCTGACGCGTCTGGCTGTGGGGGGCAGCTGACCCCATTTGCATGGCCATCACCTGCCACTCCTCTGGCTGTCCCCCACACTATGCCTCCTCTGCCCCttgccaggctgccccccgccccggCAATATTTGGGAATTGACTTgaaaggtgcagagagagagggagacacatacacacaatcttgtatctactggttcatgccccaaatgccttcaaaatGTGGGGTAGGGGGCAAGTGTGGTGGTATAGCacgttaagcctctgtctgtggctctgggcaacccatatgggtacctattcaagtcctggttgccagatttcccatccagttccatgcttctggcctgagaaagcagtggaagatggcctaaatccttggtccccagcgcccatgtgggagacctggaggaagctcctggccttggagagGCTTAGCCATCATAACCATttgggccaggtcaaggccagaaaCCCACACCTCCAACCAAGTCTTGTGTGGGCATCAGAGGCCCAAGCACGTCTGCCTCCCAGAattcatgaacaggaagctgggttggaatggGAGGAGCCAGAGGTTGACCCAGCATCCTGCTATGTATGccagcccactgtgccaccacgCTAGCTGCTGCTTCCAGAAGTGTGCGGAACTGGACTCTCCAACTTTGTAGGATGAATACAGTGGGAACAGAGTCCTGAGCCAGGTGGGGAGTGCCGGCACCCTGCAGCTGGGAGCAGGTCCTGGGTACACAACTCCAACCACTCAACCACATGGAACCTTGACTGCCCATACCAGAAAGCCATTTAACCCACTCATGGGGCTGTTCTAACATGCCAGTAAAAGTGTGGATGCTGTTTCCGGTTGTTGGCCATGAACCTGTGGCTCTCAGCTAATCACCTCCTCTGGGAAGGTCTGCCAAGAGGCAGATGTGCCACCACGGGGTGGGCAGGTGGAATGAGAAGGGGGCAGGCTTccctcagcctggcacagaccAGATGCTGGACCTGGGTCTGTCAGACGACTCAACCACCAGCCCACAGGAAGCTGTCTCCCGCTCTCGTCATCACTCATCCtcaggcccagctcagcctgggagCGACTCAGCAGCGGGGAGACTGGCATTCTCTGTAGCGTCCACTGTCCAGCcggccagcagctgggagctaaGGCTCCTCTGAGGAAcacaggctgcagcctgggtctGAGCTGTCAGGGACAGCAGCCTCCCTCAGCTGGGACTCAGGTCAAGGGCACACGAGCGCCAGCCTGCCCAGCTCTCCACACCTAGGGATGGTGCTGAGCCAGCTGGCCCGCTTCCCAGAGTCCCTCCCACACACGCTTTGGCCGGGGGCAAGGCTGGGGTCAGTGGGGGGGTGCCCGTTTACCTGAGGAGTTGGACGGCTGGCTGGATGCTCGGGTCCCCAGAGACGGGGAGCTGCTTGGATCTCCCTATGGAGGAAGACAAGAAAGGCCCTTCCATTAGTCTGCTGGTGAGCTATGGGGGTTGGGTGGGTGCTGGACCGTCTGACCTCCTTGGAGGGCTTGTGCTTTTATAGCTGGTcaaagagcaagagcaagagcaagaagGATCctgagctggagcagagctgctccgtccagggcagggcaggccctCACCAGCCAGCACTGGCTGGCCACCTCACATGTACCTGCTGCTGACTTCTGGCCAGCGCTGTGTGCAGTGACCCACTCCTGCGCATGCGCTGCTCACAGCAGCTTCTGTCCTCTGCCCCTCCTGACCCCTCTGGCCCTGGAGCCTGTGCGGGCGACTTCGTTTCTGGGACCTGGGTCACACCGGGAGGCAAGGCAGGATCACTGCTCCACAGGCTGCGGTGGTGACCAGAGGCCTGGCTGGCCCTGTGCTGTGTGTCACAGGGCCAGCGAGGGCTGCAGAGACCCGCTGTGACACAGCTGACCTCTAGGGCCCTGCTCATGGGAGATGACTGGTTCTCTCGCCAGAAGAAGACACGGTCAGGGTCTCTTCTCATCTGCCTCTCCCCAGGCCACCTCCAGGCTCAACAGTGTGGTAGTGACCACGCTCTGAAGGGGCCTGGACCCTGTGGAGGAGGCTTGCAAGGGACAGGTGCAGCCCTGGTGGTATGCTCTGGCCACCCCTACTTGGTCTGCTTCCCCCCCCAACCTcttgctctttctgcttcttcattGCTGCAGGCCCAGTAGGTTCTGCACTTGCTCCTGCCCTAGCCCCGCCCACACCAGCTCCTCCTCCAAGGCTCCTGGCCGCCCacaccagcctcctcctcctggtgTCGGGGCTGCTCCCCTGGATGCCACAGCCAGTCTCCCCGGCAGGCTGCAAATTCTCTCCAGGACAGAGGCCCTATGTCCTGTGGACTCTGGCCGCCCTGGGAGTCCTGCAGTGAGGCCCAAGTGATGGCTGGGGACTGCCCAATGGGATGGAAGGCATGTGTCCTGGGCAGATGTCATATGAATGTTCTCAGCCGGGCAGCCTCTGGGGACCACACGGGAATCCCAGTCTAGCACTGACACTCATGGCTGCGCTGTCACTGGCTGGCCAACTAAGTGTGGGGCAGGGAATTCTGGGAGACTGTGGTCCGGCACACAagaacaggctgggctgtctCAGGAGCAGTCTCGCCAGGCGGACAGGAAGGAACAGGTATGCTGGAAGTCAGTGTGCTGACAAGCAGGCAAGGTCAAGAGCTGCTCTGGCTGGAATCCATCACCGGCAACTCTGAGCTGCCACAGTGCTGAGATAGGCAGAGACATGCAGCTCTTCCCTGCCCGAAAGGGAGGCAGCCTGAGTGACAGCTGCTGTGGGCCCGTTGTGCAGCATGATGATGCAACcggcccctggccagcaggtggctcTCGGGGCACCTGGCTCTTAACACTTGTTCCCCATTCACCATAATCCCAGCAGTGCTCACTGAAGAGTTGGAAAAGATCAAAAGGCCCCAAAAGGAAAGTAAAGTGCCTGCCAATGTTTCTCCCAGATGTTGCTCTGGGTGTAGACTGTCTCAGGTACCAAATAAGAGCTCCCGGGGACTGGGGCCCTGTGAACAACACATTTACTCCTGGAGTGCAAAGAGCCAGGCAGATGCTGGGAAGCTCTGGAAGCCACCTACAAAGCTTGCTGTGAAGTCCAGGGCACGAAAGCTGCACTGAAGGCAGCCGGGCCCTGCCAGCTCCATGACCCGGGGACAGAGAACGCACGTGCAGGCACACACACTGTATGAAGCCCAGGCCTGCGACGCTGCTGTGTCGGGAGCAGGGCTCATGCAGACGTATGCTGGGTGAGGAGGGACACACCACACACCCAGGCTGGCAGATGCAGCTGTGTGGAACAGGGCAGTGGGGTGGCCTGGAATCCACAGGAAGCCCCAGCCGCCTCCTGCGTTGATGGGGAAGCTGAGGTAGGAAGTGTGCCCTGGTCCCCAGCAGCTGGGTTCCTTGTCCCTTAGTCTCCAAGGTGTAGCCTCTTATAAagcctgtgtgtgacagtggGAGGGGCTCTGCTACTACAGGAAAAGCTTCACCCGCAGGAATCGGCTCTGGGAAGCTgccgaggccaggggctgggctctgggctgcCCTGCAGGAGCCCAACAACCTGCTCCTCCTGTCAGTTACTCGGGGAAGGAGTGCCTCACAGTGTGTGCAGACGGGGCACACCCTGTGCCCTTGAGGACCGGTCTGGGCCCTGGAGCCTTCGGTGTGACGTGCGGTGGCAGTGGTGTCTGCCTACCGTCTGGCTCTCGTCCTCCTTCCTGTCCATGGGCTTGTCTGTCTGCGAGGCTGCTTTCCTCCTGCacacagagaagaagacacaTCAGCCTGTGCAGGTGCCCGCACTGCCTAGGGCACCTCTGCTGCCAGTGTGCCGGCCCCGCCCAGTCCTCAGGTGAACCCACGTCACCTATCTGGGTGAAGCAGGCAACCTAGGCAGGCACCCCTGTGGCCAGGAGCCACACCGCGgtgtcctggctgtggcctggagcAGGCAGGAAGCGGGTCTGacgtgtgtgtgttgtggggaagGTAGTGTCCTGGCCGTGTCCTGGCCTGTGACCTGGCACAGGCAGGAAGAGGGGTCTGCCTTAACGTGGCAGTGGGGAAGGCAGTGTTTGGAGATCTGGGTTTGGCTGGGGACAGCTCCACTTGGGGATGGTCTGGGAGAGCTGACCTCTGAAGTGCAGGCagagagccagggccagggccatggCCATGGCCAGCAACTGTGGGAGCCACACTCCAACCCCAGCGCTGTCTTCTGTCCTGGACTCGGGTGTCCTGGCTACTTCTCACCTCCAAAGTGAACCTCCGCCGACAGCCTGGGAAGGTGCAGGAAACCCCAGGCCCCTACAGTCCATCACACACTCTGCCCTCGCCTCCTCTCTAGCTTGGCCCCTGGGGCGCTTGGATTGAGCAGAGAAACGCCTGGGTACTGCAACTCCTGGAGCCACTACAGCATCTGGCTCCCAGAGGTCTGAGTGGTCCCCCAAGATGCAGGCTGGCCTCACATCCGGGGAGGGGGCCATGCCTGGACGGGACTGGGCCTGCGGGCATCCCCCGCAGCCATCTCAGGAGGACTGGGCCTGCTCCGTGGCTGTGGAGCCCGGAAGGCTGGGCACTACCCACGATGCTGACTTGTGACAGCCTGGTTCCCCCTTTTGGAAGTGTTTCACATCTGCCTTTGTCTCCCACTCACCGCCAGCCACCACCTCCCTGGCGGAACCGACCGTCTCCGCTCTCGTGCCTATCACTGGTCTGTTATATCTTTCCAGTGGTCACTGTTCTTTCTCTGAGCGCGAGAAAGTGGAGCAAGCTGCTTCGCGCCCAGGAAGGTGGCTGGACTCACACTCTACTTCTGCGTCCCGGCGTCCCCCGTCGCggaggcaggagcagaggctgCGAGAAGCTGCACCTGGCGTCGCCCGGCTGTGGTCACACTGGCCTCTTCCTGCTCTCCTGTAGCAGCTGCCTCTTGGTCTAGCCTCCACCATCCAGGCCTAGCTCTCTCTGGCTTTAGACTTTGGGATCATAATCTTTCCCCAGGAACCCGTTTTCCTGTGAGTTCAGCTTGCCTCTCAGCGCTGCCATGAACCTACGTCTGTGTGCAGCGAGGCTGTTTGTTTCCCAGTCCCTTTGCTCCAAGCCGGCTCTCCCGGCACAGGGGGTTCTCAGGCTTCTCAGCTTCTTAAACCCCACTGGCTGCACCCCTGCAGCTCCTCCTCACCCTTCAAGACCCACTGCAGGGAGAACCTCCTTTGGGAAGCCCTCCTGGCTCTCTGTGAGCTGGCTGTCCCCACCTTTGTCCTCAGGCTGGCTTGGCATGCCTCACTGGTGTCTGCTACTGCACCCAGGCCTTGGGGACCCGGCACATCTGTCTCATCACCTGCAGAAGTCACGCTAAGCTGtccctgccacttggggagtggcctTTAGCAGCAGGCCGGGTCTGTCTCCACCAGGTCAGCTGCCTGCCCTGGGTGTGCCTTCGTTCCTCACCGCGTCCGCACAGCGCTGTGCAGGGTGACATGGGAGGGCACAGTGAGGGAAGGCATGAGTGAGCAGGGCCTGTCACGCTCATCTGTGTGGGGTCCTGGAAAGGAACAGCTGGAGCAGTGTGCTCCGGTCCCTCTTGGGATTAGTCGGCTGCAGTAGCGGGCACCTTGTCTCGGCACATCTGAAAACTGAAAGCCAAGCTCTGTATTCCCTCCGCcatggctgctcagcttcctgtgGGCAGGTGACGGCCTGGGCAGGCGGGAGCCCCCTGCTGGCACGGCTGGAGAAGGGCCTCGGGTAGGAGGGAGCCGCCAccctctgggctcctgtctgccTCCTAATCCCTGCCCTGTCACCCACGGGGGACCCTCTGCAGGACTCCCACCTGCAGGCCCTGTCCACCTTTCCCTCGAACACATCTCCAAGAGCCTCCTTCAGCATGGGGTGCTGCCTGTGGGAGCCCTCATCAATATTTGCTGAGCCAAACCCGGGAAGGGTTAGGGTGCAGACCACTGCTTTAGGCATCATTCGTTAGGCTGATGCCCGAGGACACGCTCGCTGAAGTTCAGCTGCCTGAGCCGGGGTGTCAAAGACTTCTGGGAGCACGCGGTCCTGCCAGGGGCCCTGGGAGCAGCGGGCCCGGGCAGGCACAGGACCCACCTCTTGGCCAGCAGTTTGTTCATCTCCTCCATGAGACCTCCGCCCCCACCCCCGCTGCTCGCCCGGTTGGCATCCGACTTGGAGGTTCCGCTGGGACTGGAGGCTCCAGGCACATCTTCCGGCTGAGGGCAGAGGTGCCAGGTGTTAGTGGGGTTGCCCGGGACAGGGGAGGCAGTCGAGGGGAGTCAGGGGACCATATGTGTGCCCAGGAATCCCATGATGGCAGAGCCACAAAAGGCCTCAGGGGCCCTCTTGTCTAGCCCCGACCCCAAGGGGGACAAGACCGGGACCATGGTCATGACCAGCCGTGAGCAGatctgtgggggtgggggagagctgCAGCACAGCCATGAGTGGCTATGTTCAGAACACACTGGAAGGGCcgggaagaagtgcctggctgcCCAGCCCCAGGTCCACACTGCCACCCAGTCCTGGCCCACCAGGCCCTCTTACCCGCTGCACTCGCCTCAGCTTGGCCCCAGCCAGCGCGGCGGCCAGTCCTGACACAGAGCTCTCGTCGTGGCTGGCCCCCTGGGCTCCTCCGGCTGgcagtgggggcgggggcggtggAGTGGCTCCAGTCGGGGGAGGTGGCACGggtggtgggggcgggggtggaggccCGCTGCACGTGAGTGGGGCGCTGGCTGTGGATGATGGGTGTCCTGGTGGCAGGAGGGGCCCTGGAATAGAACAGGGGCACTTCGTGGGtctgcagctcctggctggggCCCAGGCCTCGGGGTGGGGTGAGCTCTCCCTGCTGCAGTGTGTCCTCACTTGGGCCTCCTTGGCTGGTGGATCCTGGAGGGACCCCCATGTCACACCCCTGCGGGGCACACActcagaacagcagcagcaggccctGCCCTTGGGGGCTCATCGCCTGGAGGGCAAACAGCCGAGCAGGGCTGTGGCAAGTGACTGGCTGCAGGAGCTTCCAACTGCTGTGCTGGTCGGAAGCTCAGCAAAACTTCCCGAGGGCAGTGACAATGCAGGAGTCGGGCACGCGGATGCAAGGGTGAGGAAGTGGATGCCAGAGGACTGGCGAGGTGATTCCGCTGCAGCAAGAAGGAGCTGGTGGCTAGGAAGGTAGGAGAGAGGCTGCCCCGACAGCGGGATCTGGCCTGCGCTGGAACACAGGGTGGACCTGAGGGGCAGGCCACTGGGGTCGGGATGACAGCCACCTGCTTACCTCCTAGGGCGGTGGAGAGAATGAAACCAGAGGGTAGGACAGCACTGGGGGAGCCACGACGCCCCGCGCCTGCCCGTGACCACTGCATCTTCCCCAGAAGCTTTGCCCTCTGTGCTGTGGGCTAGCCCACGACCCCTGGGATGTCACCTCTGACCCTGGGGTGCAAGGGACCTCCCGTGGACACTGGCAGCATCCTggcctggacttgaactcagggaCATTACTGGACAACGGCAGAGCACCTGGGCCTGCCCTGCCCCTAGTCCTTGGCTCTGTGGCGGAGACCCACTGGATGGCCACTGAGGATATGAGCGCTGGGTGGTGGGCAGGACCTGTGGGGGCCTGTGCCTTCCCTTGGGGGTGGATGCAGAGGGCAGTGGACACAGCAGGTGGGCAGGCGGGTGCAGGGGGCAGTGGGTAAGGGACGTGGGCGCTCACCTGTGGCCGATGCTCTCCTCTCCAGAGACTCCTGGCGGTGCTGGTGCTGCTCCATCACTTGTCTGCAAGGCAATGGGGCAGCAGCATGCTCAGcgtcccagtggccacagtgcgCTGTGTCTCCCACCCTCCCTGAGAGCCGCCGTGCACCAGCTGTCTCCACTTAACTGGAGGGGACACGGAAGGGTCAGGTCCCTGAACGGGGGTGGGGACTGGCAATCTCCTGCCCGGGTAGGCTGTCTGCCACCTGGATCCACTCCCCCAGAGTGCCCGGGCTTTCCCTGGACTGCGTGGGCTCACCTCACCCAGCCTGGTCTCAGGGCACCTGGCCTTACAGTGCAGGTGAAACACACTTTAGGGACCTGATCACATTCTCCCTGGAAGAGCCTAGCACAGCCACACCCGAAGCGGCCGTTTGGTGGGCTATGTGGCGGAGATACCCTGGCTCCGGGTGGCAGGATGCCCAAGGTTGCTCCGAAAGGCAGGCAGAGTGAGAACGCTGACCCACAAATGCGTCTACAGAGTCCTGGCACGTGCGGGAGCGGATCCCCGGGCCGCCCGCGTTGGGGGAAGCTGTCTGGGAGAGGACAGCAGGGCCTGTAGGTTCTGCCATGTTGCCTGTGATGATCCCATGATGACCTCATGGGTCTCCAGGGCTGGACCCCGAGCCGGCTACACGGTGGGTGCTAGGCAGGTGCTGTGGAAGGACAGGTGTGCACCTCACAAAGGCTCAGCCCGTCCGGCACCCGTTGTAGGAATCATGCTGTGGGATCACAGGTGAGCCACCCCTTTGCTGGGCCTCGGGACCCTGTCCgtgagtcgccaggggtccctgcGAGGAACAGCACGAATGAAAAGCTCCCGGTGGCTTTGGCATTGGCCTTTATCCTTCCCAAGCCCCAGCCTTTCCTATAAGGTATGTCTGCTTAGGAAGCCCCAGGGGGCGGCCTGGTGGGGGGCTCGCTCCCCTGTCCTCTGCCCCGCTCTGAGCTAAGGTCTCCTGTAGACTGGGTCGTGTTGGCCAGCCCTGTCCTGCCATCCCAGCTCCTTCCTCTGTGGGTGAGCCACTCCACCACCTGAGCTTCCGTAgctcatgtgggaggcagcagcagccatggcagCTCTGAAGGGCCAGCATGAGGACCAGAACATGACAGGGTACGCCGGCTGCACGTGGCAACGGGCAAGTGCATTTCCACCCCTGGTGGTGTGTTCCCAATGCAGAGCAAGGCCACGGGGGCAGTGGGGGACAAGGGTGGTAGGTATGCTGCCTGCGTGACCAAGTGGAGGTCAGACATGGAGGACTGGGGACACTCAGCCCGCCCACGTTCACGGCTCAGTGCTGGACACAAAACGCCTGCTCAGGCTCTGGCTGGCCTGGGTCTGCTTAGATCCTGGCATTGCTGCTTCCTGGTGATGCGGCCATGGGGAGGCCTTGGTGACCTCTAACATCTCAggctctcccttcctcccagtgCCAACACTTTAGAActtcctgtggcccttgacccACACCCCAAGGGAGCTGCCTGCTGCCCAGGCTTCACCCCTCCTGTGGTGGCTTCCTCCTAGCGACTAGGGACACAGAAAGGTTCCTCTTCATTGCTGACCTCGGCCTCTGGGGACAGCACCACTGTGCATTCCCCTCCCTTCTGACCTACAgtgtggggcgggggagggtACCTTCGCTGGATGTCCATCTCATCAGGAGAGGGGCCATTCTGCACCTGCCGCTGGGTGGAGGGGCCTGCAGGGCAGAGAAACACAGGAGCCGGGAGGTTAGTGGCGAGGAAAGGGGGGCTGTGACAGACAGCGCCGAGGAAAGGGGGGCTGTGACAGACAGCGCTGAAGCCCTCTCAATCCAGGGCAGCAGCACCGGCACACTGGGGCTCCCACcaagtctctctcctctctttcggCTCTTCCCTGAGCCAGTAAGCAGTCGACGTGGTCACATGGTGACAGGGCTGCCTGAAGGTTTCCTTCTGTGTCCCACGCCAGCTCCTCTCACACCACCTGCTAAGTGCCACTTCCTTCCTTCAGTTTCATCGCTGTGGTGTCCAACCAAGACTGGCCTGAAGTGGGAGGCCCTGAGCCCCACACCCGTCTTGCCAGCCCCGTGGGGGTGTCTGATGCCTCAGTCCTatccagctgctggctgccagctTGGCCCAGGCTTGGGCTGTAGCTCAGACAACCAGACTACTGCTTTGCTCTAGCAGTTGCTGCCAGTCGTTGAGCCCATCTTCCCCCAGGGCCGTACCCCATCCCTGCCTAGATCCTCCTCTAAAGACCGCCCCCACAGAGGGCAGTCCTGCAATGCTGGGGCCCCGCTGGTGGCTGCAGAGCGCTTCTGGCCCACCAATCTGGCCATGCCGCCTGCCCTCTGTCCAGGACAGCCAGGTGCCGACATAGTGGACTGCTGTGCACCTGCCTGTCCCTCCGTGCTTAAGATGTAtaaggaggggctggcattgtggcatagagggtaaagccaccacct encodes:
- the EVL gene encoding ena/VASP-like protein isoform X3, whose product is MSEQSICQARASVMVYDDSSKKWVPLKPGQQGFSRISMYHNTASNTFRVVGVKLQDQQVVINYSIVKGLKYNQATPTFHQWRDARQVYGLNFASKEEAATFSNAMLFALNIMNAQEGGPSTQRQVQNGPSPDEMDIQRRQVMEQHQHRQESLERRASATGPLLPPGHPSSTASAPLTCSGPPPPPPPPVPPPPTGATPPPPPPLPAGGAQGASHDESSVSGLAAALAGAKLRRVQRPEDVPGASSPSGTSKSDANRASSGGGGGGLMEEMNKLLAKRRKAASQTDKPMDRKEDESQTGDPSSSPSLGTRASSQPSNSSEASRKPWERSNSVEKPVSSLLSRTPSVAKSPEAKSPLQAQPHSRMKPAGSVNDVALDALDLDRMKQEILEEVVRELHKVKEEIIDAIRQELSGISTT
- the EVL gene encoding ena/VASP-like protein isoform X1; translated protein: MFALEEFSEQSICQARASVMVYDDSSKKWVPLKPGQQGFSRISMYHNTASNTFRVVGVKLQDQQVVINYSIVKGLKYNQATPTFHQWRDARQVYGLNFASKEEAATFSNAMLFALNIMNAQEGGPSTQRQVQNGPSPDEMDIQRRQVMEQHQHRQESLERRASATGPLLPPGHPSSTASAPLTCSGPPPPPPPPVPPPPTGATPPPPPPLPAGGAQGASHDESSVSGLAAALAGAKLRRVQRPEDVPGASSPSGTSKSDANRASSGGGGGGLMEEMNKLLAKRRKAASQTDKPMDRKEDESQTGDPSSSPSLGTRASSQPSNSSEASRKPWERSNSVEKPVSSLLSRTPSVAKSPEAKSPLQAQPHSRMKPAGSVNDVALDALDLDRMKQEILEEVVRELHKVKEEIIDAIRQELSGISTT
- the EVL gene encoding ena/VASP-like protein isoform X2 translates to MATVEQSICQARASVMVYDDSSKKWVPLKPGQQGFSRISMYHNTASNTFRVVGVKLQDQQVVINYSIVKGLKYNQATPTFHQWRDARQVYGLNFASKEEAATFSNAMLFALNIMNAQEGGPSTQRQVQNGPSPDEMDIQRRQVMEQHQHRQESLERRASATGPLLPPGHPSSTASAPLTCSGPPPPPPPPVPPPPTGATPPPPPPLPAGGAQGASHDESSVSGLAAALAGAKLRRVQRPEDVPGASSPSGTSKSDANRASSGGGGGGLMEEMNKLLAKRRKAASQTDKPMDRKEDESQTGDPSSSPSLGTRASSQPSNSSEASRKPWERSNSVEKPVSSLLSRTPSVAKSPEAKSPLQAQPHSRMKPAGSVNDVALDALDLDRMKQEILEEVVRELHKVKEEIIDAIRQELSGISTT
- the EVL gene encoding ena/VASP-like protein isoform X4, which encodes MFALEEFSEQSICQARASVMVYDDSSKKWVPLKPGQQGFSRISMYHNTASNTFRVVGVKLQDQQVVINYSIVKGLKYNQATPTFHQWRDARQVYGLNFASKEEAATFSNAMLFALNIMNAQEGGPSTQRQVQNGPSPDEMDIQRRQVMEQHQHRQESLERRASATGPLLPPGHPSSTASAPLTCSGPPPPPPPPVPPPPTGATPPPPPPLPAGGAQGASHDESSVSGLAAALAGAKLRRVQRPEDVPGASSPSGTSKSDANRASSGGGGGGLMEEMNKLLAKRRKAASQTDKPMDRKEDESQTGDPSSSPSLGTRASSQPSNSSEASRKPWERSNSVEKPVSSLLSRMKPAGSVNDVALDALDLDRMKQEILEEVVRELHKVKEEIIDAIRQELSGISTT